In Candidatus Pantoea floridensis, the genomic window TTTCAACTATTCTGGTTTCCATTACTTATCCTTTCTTTCAATCAGGTCCATTATTACAACCTATTGTCACTGCTTTCACTAATACTGAGTGTCTTCTTTGTGTTCTCTATCTCGGTATTGTAGGTAATGCACTGGTATATTTCATCTGGTTTTATCTCATTCAGAACGAGAGTGCAGAATTCGCAAGCTATGCGACTCTGCTATCACCCGTTATAACAGTAATTATTGCTTCAACATTTCTCGATGAACAACCTACAAGCAAGCAAGTAATTGGTTTTAGCCTGATTTTAGTTAGTGCTCTTTTGGTGAATGTTATAAGGCCATATTTTTTTAAAAAATCTTAGCATTATATTTTTTATGATTATTTCATTTTAGCATGGTTATAAAAACGTGCTAAATTTAATGCATTCTAAAATGTTATTAGGAGAGGTGAAGTAATTTAATAAACGGGGTTGTCACTGAAAGGCAAGACCTTGACAGCATTTAACTTTCATTTGGCAAGCTCATGCTAAATGCGAAAGTTTCGCCAATTAAAATAAATAAAGATTTTTTATCATGTATTTTTCATCTTATTTATATTTCTAACCCTAACTATTTTGTTTAATTGTATCGATTTTTTAATTTATTTTTTTATGCGGAGTTTTTTATATATTGCATTAAGCTTTTTATAAGAGGTTTGTTCTTACTAACATGCAAAAAGATAGGTTTTTTTAGTTTTTACGACATTGTTGCTTTGATAATTAGGGTTAAAATTAATCGAAGTATTTTTCAATATTCGCAATCATCGTCAAGGCTAAGGTATATTTCAAACATATTCTTAAGCAGGTGGTGGGGTATTTATCTAATATAATGGTATGTTAAATCTAACTTGATTCAGGCGATAACATAATCATTAACATAAAATGATGTTTGTCTGTGGAGTGAATTATGCTAGCTAAATCACTCCATAAATTCTTATTTTACTTAGTTAAGTAGTGAAATAAATCGTTCACTATATTCTTCTTCAGACTCCGTGTCATTATTAAGTATCCATATTGTTTGTCCTTTATAATAAATCATGAAAATAATATCTAAGTTCTTGCGGTATTCAGCTATTTTCCATAACAAAATATGGCAACGTTTAAATAAATGGTCAAATCTTTGATTAAAAAGATAGTTGTAAACATTTCTCAATTTAGCAATATCTTCATCCTGAATGTTTTCAAGCATATTATTTTCTTCGAACGTTTCATACTTAACGAGAAGTGCACGGCATTGATTATATGAGCTTGTTTCATAATGCAAAACTTCATCAAGAGATGATATTCTATCCTGTGGTTTTCTTTCCTTGTTCAAGTCAAGAGAAATGTTATTTGCAAGAGTGTGGAAGTTGAGTTTTCTGGATTTTCTAACTAATGAAGTTAGCGATTTAATACGTTCTTGTTTTGGCTTATTTAAGGACAAAACGCTATCAGATACAATATGTGCTATTGAGCTTGTTCTGAATTCTTTCTTTCTCCTTTTTGCTAATTCAATAGCTTTGCCTTCATCTGTTTTCTCTAAAAGATAAAGTTCCTGAACGTAACATTCAGATAAGGTAGGTTTGTCATCTGAAGGACATGTATTAAGACATTTTTCTAAGTATGTTTTAGCATCTTTATACTTGCCAAGAATACGAAATGATGATGCTATAAATAAATAGTATTTGTAATAATGTGGAGGCGGAGTATCACCATAAGCCTCAAGCAGTTCAAGGCTAGAAGATATTACTTCATTATAGACGCAGGCGTTCTTTAAAGCATATACATATCTTAATGATAAAGTTGATAGTCGTGATAAATGACGAAGATGGCGCTCATACTCTTCAGGTGTGTCAACGAATTTATCTAAATTATGCTTACATTCGAATATATTTCGAACAAGTAAATAACATCCATTGTCTCCTTCTGTGCTATAACCCTGCTCAAGAACTCTTCTGTTTGTAGAGTTTATTTTTAAGCCATCTTTAGTTTCAACAATAGTTATATTTAAAAACTCACTCGAAATAGCATTAATTTCTTCTATTTGCATTCCCGAAATAATATAGTCTTTTACAATAGGATTGATTTTTGCTATGTGAGTGTTATTGTCTATCATGATGGTTTTTGCTATACCCATATCAACAATTTTTTTGATGTTATCTAAGTCTATATCTCTGCCAATTTTGCTTTTTGTAATATTTTTTAATGACTCCCCATTTTTTAAAATTGAGAGTATTTTTATTAGAGTGAAACTTAAAGTATCACTTGTGGATGTTTTTAAAGTTTCTATCTGTTTTAAAGTTTTTTCAGATATGGTTTCAAAATAGCTAACGCCAACAAAAAGTGATTTTTTTTCAATTACGTCCTGTGCAGATGCATCATCCAAGTAGTATATAATACGGTCAAGTTTCTTTACAATACCTTCTGATAATGTATGAAAAGAGTGAAGTTCTTCATGAGAGAAAGTTCTTTCTTCAAAGCGGTTTTTAAGTATTAATGATACTTCATTGTAGGAAAGACTATCGAGCTTGACTGAAATGTCTCTAAATGCCCTGATAAATACATCAGAGGAGAAAACTATTATTGAATTTGGGTTGGTAGATGATATCTGATTTGTTAAGGATCGTAGATAGGATACTGCATCTTCGTCGAGATCATTCGAGCAGTTTTTAAAATGTAAAATTATTTTCTCATCGTGATGACTTATATAATGAAAAATTATCTGCGAAATATCTGCTCCAGCATCTGTTTTTATCTTGGATTCAAGCTGTTTTTTAGATATAACTTCAGAGAGATCAATCTGAATTAGCGCAGAGTCATCAAAATCCATTGCATCTGCTATTGAGTATAAGAAATCAGATAAGCCATAACCAAGACCTGACTCAATAAAAACATTTTGCTTTTCAGTTAGAAAAGTCAGAGCCTTATTTTTTTCATTTTGTCGAGTATACAAATAATGAGTTCTTCTATCGAAATGAGAAAAGTTAAAGCTCTGTGAGATGTTAGCTGCTGCTTTAGATACTACTTTTTTTTTTGAACTTCTACTAAGTTCTCATCTTTAAAAAATACTGAACAGTCGATACCTTTGAAAAACTGAATTCTTCCTTGTGCGATTGCGGGTGATAGCCGATCAAACCATTTTTCAAAGCTATCTTCTATCGTTTCAATTGAAGTTGGATAAAAACACCATGCAATTTTATAATCAGCATTTGGAAAATTTACTATATTGCTTAATGTACGTGTAAAGCTATCCTCCCATCCTCCATAAGCCATTATGACAACTGAAGTATTTAAAAATAACTCGTGTAGAGAACCTTCCAGTTTTTCTCTTTTGACATTTAACTGGCTATGCGAGTGCATAGTATCATTTTTGCTCCAGACACCATGAATATGGAATATATTTAATTCATCGTTGTGTCCTTCTGACAGGTGCGAATCTGAAACCATGCTGAAGCAATTAGTCTTAATGTTTTTTTCTTCAAAAGATTCTTCAATTAAAGTGTCAAAGTTTGTAGTAACGATGTTTGCTACTCTATATTCTCCGTTTGCTATTGAAGATGTAAACTCATCGATAGCAGTAGGTATCCTGTGTTTATTTGTGCTGAGATCAATGTTGTCAGTAACAATTTTTTTTATAATATCATTTATACCATTCTGACCTTGAATTGATGAAATAAATTCAAAGAGAGATTTGTACTCATCATTAAGACTGTTTTCTAATAGAAATTCTTCGTACTCGAAGGTTCTGTTTCTTTTCGAAATTACGTCTTTGATTAGAGCCGATGTTTCTTGAACATCACATATACCAACGCCTTCTTTTTTTCTTGAAATAGCAGAACCCAGAACAAAAGTTAT contains:
- a CDS encoding SIR2 family protein; this translates as MTKKRIYHNQNALKVRLRDEEKPITFVLGSAISRKKEGVGICDVQETSALIKDVISKRNRTFEYEEFLLENSLNDEYKSLFEFISSIQGQNGINDIIKKIVTDNIDLSTNKHRIPTAIDEFTSSIANGEYRVANIVTTNFDTLIEESFEEKNIKTNCFSMVSDSHLSEGHNDELNIFHIHGVWSKNDTMHSHSQLNVKREKLEGSLHELFLNTSVVIMAYGGWEDSFTRTLSNIVNFPNADYKIAWCFYPTSIETIEDSFEKWFDRLSPAIAQGRIQFFKGIDCSVFFKDENLVEVQKKK